In Leptospira perdikensis, a single genomic region encodes these proteins:
- the leuS gene encoding leucine--tRNA ligase: protein MNYPFQDIEQKWQKHWDDHQTFRTNAHSTKPKYYCLDMFPYPSGAGLHVGHPEGYTATDIISRLKRMEGFEVLHPMGWDAFGLPAERYAMTTGVHPRTTTKNNIDTFRRQIKSLGLSYDWEREISTTHPDYYRWTQWIFLQIYNSYFDRKLNKAVPIAELIKTFETEGSVYFEGKELPKGIQFSSADWKSKSRKEKEDILSHFRLVYEANIPVNWCEALGTVLANEEVEEWTSKGYSVERKPMRQYMMRITSYAERLLNDLSLCEWPVSTLEMQRNWIGKSEGLELSFPVPSLSKDITVYTTRPDTIFGATYLVLAPEHPLVKDLTTAEQKSAVEKYQKDCSLKSDLERTELNKDKTGVFTGSYASLPTDSSVKVPIYISDYVLISYGTGAIMAVPAHDQRDYDFAVKFQLPIKQVIDGKMEPNLAFDSKDSVCINSSSAEIKLDGKSYKDAFQTMTTWAEDKGIGRKKIQFKLRDWLFARQRYWGEPIPLVHFADGTPKALSETELPLVLPDLEEFKPSGTGESPLALAKDWLVYTDPVTGEVGKRETNTMPQWAGSCYYYLRYIDPRNNDKLIDPELEKAWMPVEVYVGGAEHAVLHLLYSRFWHKILFDLGHVSSPEPFQKLVHQGLILGEDKGKMSKSRGNVVNPDDVVSEFGADTLRLFEMFMGPFEMSKPWSKNGVDGVFRFLNRVWRLFHSGENESFFVEDIEPNEAELKTLHRTIKKVKDDIDNFSFNTAVSQMMIFINEFTSNPRKPKKVLEPFVLALSPFAPHLAEELWVKLGYKESLAYHPYPKWDEKYLIDANITIVIQVNGKMRGEFLAPRDIEEKEVLSLAKAVEKAKPFWEGKEIKKEIYVKGKLVNIVVAG, encoded by the coding sequence ATGAATTATCCATTCCAAGATATTGAACAAAAATGGCAAAAACACTGGGACGATCACCAGACCTTTCGCACAAACGCACACTCAACCAAACCTAAATACTATTGTTTAGACATGTTTCCCTACCCAAGTGGCGCCGGACTTCACGTAGGCCACCCTGAGGGATACACTGCGACCGACATCATTTCACGACTGAAACGAATGGAAGGATTTGAAGTCCTTCACCCCATGGGATGGGATGCTTTTGGCTTACCAGCAGAACGATATGCGATGACTACGGGAGTCCACCCTCGCACCACCACAAAGAACAATATTGATACCTTTCGCCGCCAAATCAAAAGCCTTGGCCTTTCTTATGACTGGGAAAGAGAAATTTCGACAACTCATCCGGACTATTACCGCTGGACCCAGTGGATTTTCCTTCAAATCTACAATTCCTACTTTGACAGGAAGTTAAACAAAGCGGTTCCCATTGCAGAACTCATCAAAACTTTCGAAACAGAAGGATCTGTTTATTTTGAAGGAAAAGAACTCCCCAAAGGAATTCAGTTCTCTTCTGCCGATTGGAAATCCAAATCTCGCAAGGAAAAAGAAGATATTTTATCCCATTTTCGATTGGTTTATGAAGCAAATATCCCAGTCAACTGGTGTGAAGCTCTTGGAACCGTTCTTGCCAACGAAGAAGTAGAAGAATGGACATCAAAAGGGTATTCTGTAGAAAGAAAACCCATGCGCCAATATATGATGCGCATCACATCTTACGCCGAACGTCTATTAAACGATCTTTCTCTTTGTGAGTGGCCTGTATCGACATTAGAGATGCAAAGAAATTGGATTGGGAAATCCGAAGGATTGGAACTCAGTTTCCCTGTTCCATCTTTGTCGAAAGACATCACAGTTTATACAACAAGACCTGATACAATTTTTGGTGCCACTTACCTTGTCCTTGCCCCAGAACATCCTTTGGTCAAAGACCTGACTACGGCGGAACAAAAATCTGCTGTGGAGAAATACCAAAAAGATTGTTCTCTAAAAAGTGATTTGGAACGAACCGAACTGAATAAAGATAAAACCGGAGTTTTTACGGGATCCTATGCGAGTTTGCCTACGGATTCTTCTGTTAAAGTTCCGATTTATATTTCTGATTATGTTTTAATTTCTTATGGAACCGGAGCCATTATGGCTGTTCCTGCTCACGACCAAAGAGACTATGACTTTGCTGTAAAATTCCAACTTCCCATCAAACAAGTCATCGATGGAAAGATGGAACCAAACCTTGCTTTTGATTCAAAAGACTCTGTTTGTATCAATTCTTCCTCCGCCGAAATTAAGTTAGATGGTAAATCTTACAAAGATGCTTTCCAAACCATGACTACTTGGGCCGAAGACAAGGGAATTGGTCGTAAAAAAATCCAATTCAAACTGAGAGATTGGCTTTTTGCGAGACAACGTTATTGGGGAGAACCCATCCCTCTGGTTCATTTTGCTGATGGAACACCAAAAGCACTATCGGAAACAGAACTTCCATTAGTATTACCTGACTTAGAAGAATTCAAACCTTCAGGAACCGGTGAATCTCCTCTTGCCTTAGCAAAAGATTGGCTTGTGTATACAGATCCTGTAACGGGTGAAGTGGGAAAAAGAGAAACCAATACCATGCCGCAATGGGCTGGATCTTGTTATTATTATCTTCGTTATATCGACCCAAGAAACAACGACAAACTCATTGATCCAGAACTCGAAAAAGCTTGGATGCCTGTGGAAGTTTATGTGGGTGGGGCGGAACACGCCGTATTGCACTTGTTATATTCTAGATTTTGGCATAAAATTCTTTTTGATTTAGGCCATGTTTCTTCCCCAGAACCTTTCCAAAAGTTAGTCCACCAAGGATTGATTTTGGGTGAGGACAAAGGAAAAATGTCTAAGTCTCGTGGAAACGTTGTCAATCCAGATGATGTGGTTTCCGAATTTGGAGCCGACACTCTTCGTCTCTTTGAAATGTTTATGGGTCCGTTTGAAATGTCCAAACCTTGGAGTAAAAACGGAGTCGATGGAGTGTTTCGATTTTTAAATCGAGTTTGGAGACTTTTCCATTCTGGGGAGAACGAATCCTTCTTTGTAGAAGATATCGAACCAAACGAAGCCGAACTCAAAACACTTCATCGTACCATTAAAAAAGTAAAAGACGATATTGATAACTTTTCATTCAACACAGCTGTGTCGCAAATGATGATCTTTATCAATGAGTTCACAAGTAATCCTCGAAAACCTAAAAAAGTTTTAGAGCCTTTTGTTCTCGCACTTTCTCCTTTTGCCCCTCATTTGGCGGAAGAACTTTGGGTCAAACTCGGTTACAAAGAATCTCTGGCTTACCATCCTTATCCAAAATGGGATGAGAAGTATTTAATTGATGCGAACATCACCATAGTCATTCAAGTGAATGGAAAGATGCGGGGTGAATTTCTTGCACCAAGAGATATTGAAGAGAAGGAAGTTTTGAGTCTTGCCAAAGCTGTAGAAAAAGCAAAACCATTTTGGGAAGGCAAAGAAATCAAAAAAGAAATCTATGTGAAGGGAAAACTCGTGAACATAGTGGTTGCGGGATAG
- a CDS encoding ABC transporter ATP-binding protein: protein MLEFKNVFKSFHNESETIDVLKNISFRIETGEFVAIIGPSGSGKSTLLGVAAGLDKPDTGIVSLDGIDITKENESNLADLRADRIGFIFQNFQLLPGLNAIENVGIPLYLKSSLTEAEILKKSEKILESVSMSHRATHFPKQLSGGEEQRIAIARSFVNDPKIIFADEPTANLDFKNSKTVLDLLLYRNKEQGTTLVVVTHDPDVAKLADRVLEMKDGEIVSDSRNQKKTISGSSKKLSVKKTTKQKKTNITSKKARR, encoded by the coding sequence GTGTTGGAATTTAAAAATGTGTTTAAGTCATTCCACAATGAATCGGAAACGATTGATGTGTTGAAAAATATTTCATTTCGCATTGAAACAGGTGAATTTGTAGCGATTATAGGCCCATCAGGCTCAGGTAAATCAACACTTCTTGGTGTAGCAGCCGGTCTAGATAAGCCGGATACAGGTATTGTTTCCTTGGATGGTATCGATATCACAAAGGAGAATGAATCAAATTTAGCTGATTTACGTGCAGATCGCATTGGTTTTATCTTTCAAAATTTCCAATTACTTCCTGGCCTCAATGCAATTGAAAATGTAGGAATCCCTTTGTATCTAAAATCATCACTGACAGAAGCAGAGATTTTAAAAAAGTCGGAAAAAATATTAGAATCTGTATCTATGTCCCATCGTGCCACGCACTTCCCAAAACAATTGTCAGGTGGTGAAGAACAAAGAATAGCAATCGCAAGAAGTTTTGTGAACGATCCAAAGATTATTTTTGCTGATGAACCGACTGCTAACTTAGATTTCAAAAATAGCAAAACAGTTTTGGATCTTTTATTATATAGAAACAAAGAACAAGGCACAACTCTCGTTGTGGTAACACATGATCCAGATGTAGCAAAACTTGCTGATCGTGTTTTAGAAATGAAAGATGGGGAAATTGTTTCGGATTCTCGTAATCAAAAGAAAACAATTTCTGGTTCTTCCAAAAAGTTATCGGTTAAAAAGACCACCAAACAAAAGAAAACGAATATTACTTCTAAGAAGGCGCGTCGATGA
- the fcpA gene encoding flagellar coiling protein FcpA has translation MKIIKYLLILQLVSGFSVLFAQTQPANAQDSQAAKDQVDELLKGELVPENDDAELTEDQKKRKKEIMEQESLWKNPDFKGYNKTFQELHQLSKTFANNQFRLALSNYQSGVNTVMKNRDWVEQYRKEEAEKKRLDEKWYWQKVDRKAREERVVYREKMKAKQDALNYFSKAINHLDEIKNPDLRERPEFKRLLSDVYRSWIMAEYDLQNLPQTIPILELYIEIDDNEKEYPAHKYLASAYSFEENMIKKSKGPDDMLFKYRYKKNVHLLRATELKYGKDSPEYKHIVNVINRDEVISVAQ, from the coding sequence ATGAAGATTATTAAGTATCTCCTTATTCTCCAACTGGTGTCCGGCTTCAGTGTGCTTTTCGCACAAACTCAGCCTGCGAACGCTCAAGATAGCCAAGCGGCTAAAGACCAAGTCGACGAACTTCTCAAAGGCGAACTCGTTCCTGAGAATGACGATGCGGAACTTACCGAAGACCAAAAGAAGAGAAAGAAAGAAATTATGGAACAGGAATCTCTTTGGAAGAATCCTGATTTTAAAGGGTATAACAAAACTTTCCAAGAGTTACACCAACTTTCTAAAACTTTCGCAAACAACCAATTCCGTTTAGCTCTTTCAAACTACCAATCCGGTGTAAATACCGTTATGAAAAATAGAGATTGGGTTGAACAGTACCGCAAAGAAGAAGCTGAAAAGAAACGCTTAGATGAAAAATGGTACTGGCAAAAAGTTGATCGTAAAGCTAGAGAAGAACGTGTAGTTTACCGTGAAAAAATGAAAGCGAAACAAGACGCTCTCAACTACTTCTCCAAAGCGATCAATCACCTTGATGAAATTAAAAACCCTGACTTAAGAGAAAGACCTGAGTTCAAACGACTTCTTTCTGACGTTTATCGTTCTTGGATTATGGCTGAGTATGACCTACAAAATCTTCCTCAAACCATCCCAATTCTTGAACTTTACATCGAAATCGATGATAACGAGAAAGAATATCCTGCTCACAAGTATCTTGCAAGTGCATATAGCTTCGAAGAAAACATGATCAAAAAGTCTAAAGGACCAGATGATATGCTCTTCAAGTATCGTTACAAAAAGAACGTTCACTTACTACGTGCCACTGAGTTAAAATATGGAAAGGATTCTCCTGAATACAAACATATTGTTAACGTAATCAACCGAGATGAGGTTATTTCGGTAGCACAATAA
- a CDS encoding ABC transporter permease translates to MKASLFRFYLKRELFSRFRYSLLIVVSITLGVGSVIGIHSYKDNTANAIKREAKSIMGADIALQSPQEITKTAEKLVETSLPKGSETSASIQFLSMISNESGEENSLSFIKAVETNYPFYGEMKTEPEAAYRNLKPNQVLLDKSLVENLKLKIGDRVRLGDSLLVLAGIVVKEPGAVGSFVGSAPGSIIRRDTANQTGLVQRGSRIRYTIYAKFPETVDSLGWKDKEFEALIKEDLTIYHNTEVNSGSQQFIKNTFDYMALLALAGFFLGAISVYTAVRTRLLEKRNEIAILMCLGAKPNVILLLVFAEILILSIFGTSLGLALGYGIQSILPDISGLMAVEAGIVFGLSFSSILWSVVLGVVLPLLISIPLVLETRSVKPLAALKEVESQTSGNLSTSKWQFGSFLLIYLLFTSLAILETESIFKGILFTLVLLTLPVLVYGLYILLGLFITRISKLGWLSKEWSLVTKKVTRKSGALRLSIIGLGSALFILTLSLILQESLLELSGAREIERRPNMFLLDIRETQKNDLLTAIKEFPVEKQYLAPVIGARLSKVNGEPIKKEDTIKNAMDRNWRATARTREYFLSYRDDLYDTEEVTKGAWWDESGRNEISVERDFAGYLQAGVGDELTFNVQGREVSGKISNLRSVNWADMKPNFVVLFSKGILEKAPRFYIVSLLIDSSENRYQLQKVIVNQFPNITVIDTEKTIQAFMGILEKVTQMMALMTAFILAASFVLVFTTLYASQSERKREFALLRVIGANSRFMVKHFLREALLVSVISFLLGLIYSVGSNEVLNRSVLELRSVYPYGQLSLVFLGICLVTVSLYVLGLFSFFRMPTKTVLKEIK, encoded by the coding sequence ATGAAGGCATCTCTGTTTCGTTTTTACCTGAAACGGGAGTTATTTTCCAGGTTTCGGTATTCACTGCTCATTGTGGTTTCCATTACTCTGGGTGTGGGTTCTGTGATTGGAATCCATTCTTACAAAGACAATACGGCAAATGCCATCAAAAGAGAGGCAAAGTCGATTATGGGGGCCGATATTGCCCTCCAATCCCCCCAAGAAATCACAAAAACCGCAGAAAAATTGGTCGAAACTAGCCTTCCGAAGGGTTCGGAAACCAGTGCTTCCATCCAATTTTTATCGATGATTTCGAATGAATCGGGGGAAGAAAACTCTCTTAGTTTTATCAAAGCGGTGGAGACCAATTATCCTTTTTACGGGGAAATGAAAACCGAACCAGAAGCCGCTTATCGCAATTTAAAACCAAATCAAGTTTTACTTGATAAGTCTCTTGTGGAAAATCTCAAACTAAAAATTGGCGATCGAGTGCGGTTGGGTGATAGCTTACTCGTGTTAGCTGGTATTGTGGTAAAAGAACCGGGTGCTGTTGGTTCTTTTGTAGGTTCAGCTCCGGGTTCCATCATTCGTAGAGATACCGCCAACCAAACGGGGCTTGTGCAGAGAGGAAGTCGGATTCGTTATACGATCTATGCGAAATTTCCAGAAACCGTAGACAGTTTGGGTTGGAAGGACAAAGAGTTTGAAGCTTTAATCAAAGAAGATTTAACTATCTATCACAATACAGAAGTCAATTCCGGCTCCCAACAGTTTATTAAAAACACATTTGATTATATGGCACTATTGGCTTTAGCAGGATTTTTCTTAGGAGCCATTTCTGTTTATACTGCGGTAAGGACTCGGTTACTCGAAAAAAGAAACGAAATTGCGATTCTTATGTGTCTTGGTGCCAAACCCAATGTGATTTTACTTTTGGTTTTTGCTGAAATTTTAATCCTCTCTATTTTCGGCACCAGTCTTGGGCTTGCCCTTGGTTATGGAATCCAATCCATCTTACCTGATATCAGTGGGCTTATGGCTGTAGAAGCGGGGATTGTTTTTGGTTTATCTTTTTCTTCCATACTATGGAGTGTAGTGCTTGGAGTTGTACTTCCTTTACTCATTTCCATTCCACTTGTTTTAGAAACAAGATCGGTAAAACCTTTAGCAGCCTTAAAGGAAGTAGAATCACAAACCAGTGGTAATTTATCCACTTCCAAATGGCAATTTGGATCCTTTCTTTTGATTTATCTTCTATTTACAAGTCTTGCCATCCTCGAAACAGAAAGTATCTTCAAAGGGATTCTTTTTACATTAGTTTTGTTAACATTGCCTGTTCTTGTATATGGATTGTATATCCTTCTTGGACTTTTTATTACGAGAATTTCTAAACTTGGATGGTTATCGAAAGAGTGGAGCCTTGTTACCAAAAAAGTAACCCGTAAATCAGGTGCCCTTCGCCTTTCTATCATCGGACTTGGATCAGCACTTTTTATCCTCACCTTATCGCTCATCTTACAAGAGAGTTTACTCGAGCTCAGTGGTGCGAGAGAAATCGAACGTAGACCCAATATGTTTCTTTTGGATATTCGAGAGACGCAAAAAAATGACCTCCTAACGGCGATTAAAGAATTTCCTGTGGAAAAACAATACTTGGCTCCTGTGATTGGTGCGAGGTTATCTAAAGTCAATGGAGAACCCATTAAAAAAGAAGATACCATCAAAAATGCAATGGACCGAAACTGGCGAGCCACGGCAAGAACCCGCGAATACTTTTTATCCTACCGAGACGATTTGTATGATACGGAAGAAGTGACCAAAGGGGCTTGGTGGGACGAATCGGGGCGAAATGAAATCTCTGTGGAACGGGATTTTGCAGGTTATTTACAAGCGGGAGTGGGTGACGAACTCACCTTCAATGTCCAAGGCCGTGAGGTTTCTGGAAAAATATCCAACTTACGTTCGGTGAACTGGGCAGATATGAAACCAAACTTTGTGGTGCTCTTTTCTAAGGGAATTTTGGAGAAAGCGCCCCGGTTTTATATTGTTTCCTTACTCATTGATTCTAGTGAAAACAGATACCAATTACAAAAGGTCATTGTGAACCAGTTTCCCAATATCACTGTGATTGATACGGAAAAAACCATCCAAGCCTTTATGGGAATTTTGGAAAAGGTGACTCAGATGATGGCCCTTATGACTGCTTTTATTTTGGCCGCTTCCTTTGTCCTCGTATTTACAACGTTATATGCAAGCCAATCGGAAAGAAAAAGGGAGTTTGCGTTGTTACGAGTGATCGGTGCCAACAGCCGTTTTATGGTAAAACATTTTCTTCGTGAAGCCTTACTTGTTTCTGTGATTTCATTTTTACTGGGACTGATCTATTCTGTTGGATCTAACGAAGTTTTGAATCGATCAGTTTTAGAACTAAGAAGTGTGTATCCTTACGGACAACTTAGCTTAGTGTTTCTTGGAATTTGTTTGGTAACGGTAAGTTTGTATGTTTTAGGACTTTTTAGTTTCTTTCGAATGCCAACGAAGACAGTTCTGAAGGAAATCAAATAA